A part of Melittangium boletus DSM 14713 genomic DNA contains:
- a CDS encoding glucodextranase DOMON-like domain-containing protein, producing the protein MSSLHRLVPLLLLAALVSACRGTRGGTPLFVLEDPRGDDHGDGQLRYPLRQDMTPGSLDLLSLRAWAESGGTRFEATFARPIAVPQRRTVDAAGTTLADQARLGFYTFNLDVYVDQDRQEGSGSTETLPGRHLVLAPGSGWEKALILTPRPYEARDMLRKLWREAAIAEAQRTQGSLGEPALKALEAQVEQRLDTHVFFPTRARVVGHTVSFFVPEAFLGGPARASWGYAVAVTGASLNLRVALPSFLGGVTAPPEQGVMVLGIGPGVSHERFGGGRVGGSFQSPVVDLVVPDGVRQEDVLGPAMPPWPAVVPAPEGS; encoded by the coding sequence ATGTCTTCGCTCCATCGCCTCGTGCCGCTCCTGTTGCTCGCCGCCCTGGTGTCCGCCTGCCGTGGCACGCGCGGCGGCACGCCCCTCTTCGTCCTGGAGGATCCCCGAGGGGATGACCATGGCGATGGCCAGCTGCGCTATCCCCTGCGCCAGGACATGACGCCGGGCTCGCTGGACCTGTTGTCCCTGCGCGCCTGGGCCGAGAGCGGAGGCACGCGCTTCGAGGCCACCTTCGCGCGGCCCATCGCCGTCCCACAGCGCCGCACGGTGGACGCGGCGGGGACCACGCTCGCGGACCAGGCCCGTCTGGGCTTCTACACCTTCAATCTGGACGTGTACGTGGACCAGGATCGGCAAGAGGGCTCGGGGAGTACCGAGACGCTGCCGGGCCGCCATCTGGTGCTCGCGCCAGGCAGTGGGTGGGAGAAGGCGCTCATCCTCACGCCCCGGCCCTATGAGGCTCGCGACATGCTGCGCAAGCTGTGGCGCGAGGCGGCGATCGCCGAGGCCCAACGGACCCAGGGCTCACTCGGGGAGCCCGCCTTGAAGGCGCTGGAGGCTCAGGTGGAGCAACGCCTCGACACGCACGTCTTCTTTCCCACCCGCGCCCGGGTCGTTGGGCACACCGTCTCCTTCTTCGTTCCGGAGGCGTTCCTCGGCGGCCCGGCGCGGGCGTCCTGGGGCTACGCGGTGGCCGTGACGGGCGCCTCGCTCAATCTGCGCGTGGCGCTGCCCTCGTTCCTCGGTGGCGTGACGGCGCCCCCGGAGCAGGGCGTGATGGTGCTGGGCATCGGGCCGGGTGTGTCCCACGAGCGTTTCGGCGGAGGGCGCGTGGGCGGCTCGTTCCAGTCCCCGGTGGTGGACCTGGTGGTGCCCGACGGCGTGCGGCAGGAAGACGTGCTCGGCCCCGCGATGCCACCGTGGCCCGCCGTGGTGCCCGCTCCCGAGGGCTCATAA
- a CDS encoding glucodextranase DOMON-like domain-containing protein, translated as MKTSRLALFTLATALLGAPALAANKVSFKDPTGDDKGPGKYVYPTDTAYKRGSFDLTDFSLEKKGDKAEITVGLNTSLEDAWKTGNGFSVQMIFVFIDTDGKEGSGSTDSPPGLNVKFAPQNAWEKLIIISPQAASRVKAEVGSKGGAQKDNILVPLRVKGSGRKISATVDASGLQGEPSQWRYQVLVQSNEGFPSGNDLLTRKVNEYEGQHRFGGGNDGDCDPHVMDLLAGAGKGDASEEKAQYEMLSYECAEDGTAKKAATLTMVGGEAAPVEKK; from the coding sequence ATGAAGACCTCACGTCTCGCTCTGTTCACGCTCGCCACGGCGCTGCTGGGCGCTCCCGCCCTGGCCGCCAACAAAGTGTCCTTCAAGGACCCCACCGGGGATGACAAGGGCCCGGGCAAGTACGTGTACCCGACCGACACCGCCTACAAGCGCGGCTCGTTCGACCTGACCGACTTCTCCCTGGAGAAGAAGGGCGACAAGGCGGAGATCACCGTCGGTCTGAACACCTCGCTGGAGGACGCTTGGAAGACGGGCAACGGCTTCTCCGTGCAGATGATCTTCGTGTTCATCGACACGGACGGGAAGGAGGGCAGCGGCTCCACGGACTCGCCGCCCGGTCTCAATGTGAAGTTCGCTCCCCAGAACGCCTGGGAGAAGCTCATCATCATCTCGCCGCAGGCCGCCTCGCGCGTGAAGGCCGAGGTGGGCAGCAAGGGCGGCGCCCAGAAGGACAACATCCTCGTGCCCCTGCGGGTGAAGGGCTCGGGCCGGAAGATCTCCGCCACGGTCGATGCGTCGGGCCTGCAGGGCGAGCCCTCGCAGTGGCGCTACCAGGTGCTCGTGCAGTCCAACGAGGGCTTCCCCTCGGGCAATGATCTGCTCACGCGCAAGGTGAACGAGTACGAGGGCCAGCACCGCTTCGGCGGCGGCAACGACGGTGATTGCGATCCGCACGTGATGGACCTGCTGGCGGGCGCGGGCAAGGGCGACGCCTCCGAGGAGAAGGCCCAGTACGAGATGCTCTCGTACGAGTGCGCCGAGGACGGGACGGCGAAGAAGGCAGCCACGCTCACCATGGTGGGCGGCGAGGCGGCTCCGGTGGAGAAGAAGTAG
- a CDS encoding sugar ABC transporter permease has translation MFSRREGIPHWPLHVFLVIFTFFTIYPLLWVVSIAFSGKQSLAITTLPESPTMMDRVRAIVPWPETWSLSNFTSVMTEQPFGSWLLNSAIIALGTTVVGVFLACTAAYAFSRFKFVGQRTGMMAFLVSQMFPGTLMLIPLYIILVQLLGLGNSRLGLMIVYATTSIPFSVWMLKGYFDTIPKDLEEAALMEGASVGKIFWTIIMPLAKPAVAVTALFSFMTAWNEFILAATFMDQEAMYTAPVGLRFFVGGYSQQWGYFSAGAIIVSIPVVILFLFLQKYLVSGLTAGSVKG, from the coding sequence ATGTTTTCCCGTCGCGAAGGCATTCCTCACTGGCCGCTGCACGTCTTCCTGGTGATCTTCACCTTCTTCACCATCTACCCCCTGCTGTGGGTCGTCTCCATCGCCTTCTCGGGCAAGCAGAGCCTGGCCATCACCACGCTGCCCGAGTCGCCCACGATGATGGACCGGGTGCGCGCCATCGTGCCGTGGCCGGAGACGTGGTCGCTGTCCAACTTCACCTCGGTGATGACCGAGCAGCCCTTTGGCAGCTGGCTGCTCAACAGCGCCATCATCGCGCTGGGCACCACGGTGGTGGGCGTGTTCCTGGCGTGCACCGCCGCCTACGCGTTCAGCCGCTTCAAGTTCGTGGGCCAGCGCACGGGCATGATGGCCTTCCTCGTGTCCCAGATGTTCCCGGGCACGCTGATGCTCATCCCGCTCTACATCATCCTGGTGCAGCTCCTGGGGCTGGGGAACTCCCGCCTGGGCTTGATGATCGTCTACGCCACCACGTCCATCCCCTTCAGCGTGTGGATGCTCAAGGGCTACTTCGACACCATCCCGAAGGACCTGGAGGAGGCCGCGCTCATGGAGGGCGCCTCGGTGGGGAAGATCTTCTGGACCATCATCATGCCCCTGGCCAAGCCGGCGGTGGCGGTGACGGCGCTCTTCTCCTTCATGACGGCGTGGAACGAGTTCATCCTCGCCGCCACCTTCATGGACCAGGAGGCGATGTACACGGCGCCCGTGGGCCTGCGCTTCTTCGTGGGCGGCTACTCGCAGCAGTGGGGCTACTTCTCCGCGGGCGCGATCATCGTCTCCATCCCCGTCGTCATCCTCTTCCTGTTCTTGCAGAAGTACCTCGTCTCCGGTCTCACCGCCGGCAGCGTCAAGGGCTAG
- a CDS encoding carbohydrate ABC transporter permease → MRNVVPQPPSGEPGNPAALLTDTGAPALPPSEPSGGGRGGPLYRGRVLVGLVLALGVSLLLAQGLLTRALESVSIDRADRQTFVSLRALEDMVQRAGGTGDAVRAVVSTWKEQMPPGSAVRVIAFSGIRLEASTFPEDVGERAAPRRLSREEKPLYDRGQRLRASVDTNREESTARKVEVEAESLPGGGRLLSAPVEVEGAVVGMVEMATAPLAAPLAPSLGSLALWWLLPLALCTAAAFVVRRQGLLVAVSVVALLVGLGGYASYSLSTLGAEVRGTQTLVAERLQSMSQRAQAVMAERQLSAEPPLRPGDWDSDAFRRPLGLVTPEGQVNEAVVSSRLLELRSGVGRALGGLGVLSLAVLLFIGMGGVHRTAATIVENRTAYAYIAPAMVGMLVLVFFPFFYGIALSFTDSTLYNVGQPLSSLWVGVRNYVEILGDFNIARRAQDGSLVFNYLNFYYTLFFTVVWTVTNVVLGVSVGLGLALILNVDKLAMRPAYRVLLILPWAMPNYITALIWKGLFHQQFGVVNHLIRMFGGQGLSWYDTPFTAFLTVLTTNGWLSFPFMMVVSLGALQSIPMELYEAARVDGASRWQQFKAITLPSLKPALVPAIILSVVWTFNQFNVIFLVTEGEPSNSTEILITQAYRYAFQRYRYGYAAAYSTVIFGILLLYSLVQNRVSRATEAA, encoded by the coding sequence GTGAGAAACGTCGTCCCCCAGCCCCCGAGCGGTGAACCCGGCAATCCCGCCGCCCTGCTCACCGATACCGGGGCTCCGGCCCTTCCTCCGAGCGAGCCCTCGGGAGGCGGGCGCGGTGGCCCGCTCTACCGAGGGCGGGTGCTCGTGGGGCTCGTCCTCGCGCTCGGTGTCTCGCTGTTGCTCGCCCAGGGTCTGCTCACGCGGGCCCTGGAGAGCGTCTCCATCGATCGCGCGGATCGGCAGACCTTCGTGTCCCTGCGGGCGCTGGAGGACATGGTCCAGCGCGCGGGCGGCACCGGAGACGCGGTGCGGGCCGTGGTGTCCACGTGGAAGGAGCAGATGCCGCCGGGCAGCGCGGTGCGCGTCATCGCCTTCTCCGGCATCCGGCTCGAGGCCTCGACCTTCCCCGAGGACGTGGGGGAGCGCGCCGCGCCGCGCCGGCTGTCGCGCGAGGAGAAGCCCCTCTATGACCGGGGCCAGCGCCTGCGCGCCTCCGTGGACACCAACCGCGAGGAGAGCACCGCGCGCAAGGTGGAGGTGGAGGCCGAGTCGCTGCCCGGGGGCGGGCGTCTGTTGAGCGCGCCGGTGGAAGTGGAGGGCGCCGTGGTGGGCATGGTGGAGATGGCCACGGCCCCGCTCGCGGCACCCCTCGCCCCGTCGCTCGGTTCGCTGGCGCTGTGGTGGCTGTTGCCGCTGGCGCTGTGCACCGCGGCGGCCTTCGTGGTGCGCCGTCAGGGGTTGCTCGTCGCCGTGTCGGTGGTGGCCCTGCTCGTGGGCCTGGGGGGCTACGCCTCCTATTCGCTGAGCACGCTGGGCGCCGAGGTCCGGGGGACGCAGACCCTGGTGGCGGAGCGGTTGCAGTCCATGTCCCAGCGGGCCCAGGCGGTGATGGCGGAGCGTCAGCTCTCGGCCGAGCCGCCGCTGCGGCCCGGGGATTGGGACTCGGATGCGTTCCGCCGTCCGCTCGGGCTCGTCACGCCCGAGGGGCAGGTGAACGAGGCGGTGGTGTCCTCGCGCCTGTTGGAGCTGCGCTCGGGCGTGGGCCGGGCGTTGGGCGGCCTGGGCGTGCTGTCGCTCGCGGTGCTGCTCTTCATCGGCATGGGTGGGGTGCACCGCACGGCGGCCACCATCGTGGAGAATCGCACCGCGTATGCCTACATCGCTCCGGCGATGGTGGGCATGCTGGTGCTCGTCTTCTTCCCGTTCTTCTACGGCATCGCGCTGTCGTTCACCGACTCCACGCTCTACAACGTGGGCCAGCCGCTCTCGAGCCTCTGGGTGGGCGTGCGCAACTACGTGGAGATCCTGGGCGACTTCAACATCGCCCGGCGGGCGCAGGACGGCTCGCTCGTCTTCAACTACCTCAACTTCTACTACACGCTCTTCTTCACGGTGGTGTGGACGGTCACCAACGTGGTGCTCGGCGTGAGCGTGGGCCTGGGGCTCGCGCTCATCCTCAACGTCGACAAGCTGGCGATGCGGCCCGCCTACCGCGTGCTCCTCATCCTGCCGTGGGCCATGCCCAACTACATCACCGCGCTCATCTGGAAGGGCTTGTTCCACCAGCAGTTCGGCGTGGTGAACCACCTCATCCGGATGTTCGGTGGCCAGGGCCTGTCCTGGTACGACACGCCCTTCACCGCGTTCCTCACGGTGCTCACCACCAACGGCTGGTTGAGCTTCCCGTTCATGATGGTGGTGTCGCTGGGGGCCTTGCAGTCCATTCCCATGGAGCTCTACGAGGCGGCGCGCGTGGACGGCGCCTCGCGCTGGCAGCAGTTCAAGGCCATCACCCTGCCGTCGCTCAAGCCCGCGCTCGTGCCCGCCATCATCCTGTCGGTGGTGTGGACCTTCAATCAGTTCAACGTCATCTTCCTGGTGACCGAGGGAGAGCCGAGCAACTCGACGGAGATCCTCATCACCCAGGCGTACCGCTACGCCTTCCAGCGCTACCGCTACGGTTACGCGGCGGCGTACTCCACCGTCATCTTCGGCATCCTGCTGCTCTACAGCCTGGTGCAGAACCGGGTTTCGCGCGCCACGGAGGCCGCCTGA
- a CDS encoding extracellular solute-binding protein, translating into MKTPRWMLAAACLCVLGLLSTSASAAETKEIVLWHGYRAEEKAALEKLVNQFNTANAAQGIKVTTLAVPYDAYPDKISATVPRGKGPDVFIFAQDRLGGWIESGNIEPIDFYLDDALRKRFIPTTMEAMTYRGTSYGLPLNYKVITLIYNKKLVPTPPKTSGEMVTLAKKLTDKKAGRFGLAYAYGDFYYHAALMNGFGGGVFGSGATPTMNSPENVKAADTLLKWVEKDGILPAEPTSALIISLFNEGKAGMVFSGPWFLGEIAKGVDYGLAPLPKLDEAGGKPMRPWMTVEGVYVSSKSGNKDAAFELAKFLTTEASAKVLALEGRQSPANQGVYSDAKVSADPQLKAFREQVETAVPMPNIPEMSMVWSHATTAMSSILKKTAPPKAALDTAQKGVVKDVANLRKK; encoded by the coding sequence ATGAAGACCCCGCGATGGATGCTGGCGGCCGCGTGCCTGTGTGTGCTCGGTCTGTTGTCCACGAGCGCCTCCGCCGCCGAGACGAAGGAAATCGTCCTGTGGCACGGCTACCGCGCCGAGGAGAAGGCGGCGCTCGAGAAGCTGGTCAATCAGTTCAACACCGCCAACGCGGCCCAGGGCATCAAGGTCACCACGCTCGCGGTGCCGTATGACGCGTACCCGGACAAGATCTCCGCCACGGTGCCGCGCGGCAAGGGCCCGGATGTCTTCATCTTCGCGCAGGATCGCCTGGGCGGGTGGATCGAGTCGGGCAACATCGAGCCCATCGACTTCTACCTGGACGATGCGCTGCGCAAGCGCTTCATCCCCACCACGATGGAGGCGATGACCTACCGCGGCACCTCGTACGGCCTGCCGCTCAACTACAAGGTCATCACGCTCATCTACAACAAGAAGCTCGTGCCCACGCCGCCCAAGACGAGCGGTGAGATGGTGACGCTGGCCAAGAAGCTCACCGACAAGAAGGCGGGCCGCTTCGGTCTGGCCTACGCCTACGGGGACTTCTACTACCACGCGGCCCTGATGAACGGCTTTGGCGGCGGCGTGTTCGGCTCGGGCGCCACGCCCACGATGAACTCGCCGGAGAACGTGAAGGCGGCGGACACGCTGCTCAAGTGGGTGGAGAAGGACGGCATCCTTCCGGCCGAGCCCACCAGCGCGCTCATCATCTCGCTCTTCAACGAGGGCAAGGCGGGCATGGTGTTCTCCGGCCCCTGGTTCCTCGGGGAGATCGCCAAGGGCGTGGACTACGGCCTGGCGCCGCTGCCCAAGCTGGACGAGGCGGGGGGCAAGCCCATGCGTCCGTGGATGACGGTGGAGGGCGTCTACGTCTCCTCCAAGTCGGGCAACAAGGACGCCGCGTTCGAGCTGGCCAAGTTCCTCACCACCGAGGCGTCCGCCAAGGTGCTCGCGCTGGAGGGCCGCCAGAGCCCCGCCAACCAGGGCGTGTACTCCGACGCCAAGGTGTCCGCGGATCCGCAGCTCAAGGCGTTCCGTGAGCAGGTCGAGACGGCCGTGCCCATGCCCAACATCCCGGAGATGTCGATGGTCTGGAGCCACGCCACCACCGCGATGAGCTCCATCCTCAAGAAGACCGCTCCCCCCAAGGCCGCCCTGGACACCGCCCAGAAGGGCGTCGTCAAGGACGTGGCGAATCTGCGCAAGAAGTGA
- a CDS encoding ABC transporter ATP-binding protein, with the protein MSGVVFKNVAKRYGDVSVIEGLNLDIRDHEFMVLVGPSGCGKSTALRMIAGLEEITGGSLSIGDRVVNQLPPKERDVAMVFQNYALYPHMSIRENLEFGLKIRKTPRPEMDRLVNEAADILGITHLLDRKPKQLSGGQRQRVALGRAIVRKPAVFLFDEPLSNLDAKLRVQMRSEIKKLQQRLGVTSVYVTHDQIEAMTMGHRIAVMKEGKLQQLGTPLEVYERPANVFVAQFIGSPPMSFSSATLSANGEALEGEGFRLPVPQSLRAVTAGKGGKKIKVGIRPDNIVSPSVAARGETAPIEVAVDLVEPLGNEVIVHSRLADNSLVFRLPPQHTPESGSKLQVLVELDSMHLFDAETEQRLSA; encoded by the coding sequence ATGTCCGGTGTGGTTTTCAAGAATGTGGCCAAGCGGTACGGCGATGTGTCCGTCATCGAGGGCTTGAACCTCGACATCCGGGACCATGAATTCATGGTGCTCGTGGGCCCCTCGGGCTGCGGCAAGTCCACGGCGCTGCGGATGATCGCCGGCCTGGAGGAAATCACCGGGGGCAGTCTCTCCATCGGTGATCGCGTGGTGAACCAGCTGCCTCCCAAGGAGCGGGACGTGGCGATGGTCTTCCAGAACTACGCCCTCTATCCGCACATGTCGATCCGGGAGAACCTGGAGTTCGGCCTGAAGATCCGCAAGACGCCCCGGCCGGAGATGGACCGGCTGGTGAACGAGGCCGCGGACATCCTCGGCATCACCCACCTGTTGGATCGCAAGCCCAAGCAGCTGTCCGGTGGTCAGCGCCAGCGCGTGGCGCTCGGCCGCGCCATCGTGCGCAAGCCGGCGGTGTTCCTCTTCGACGAGCCCCTGTCCAACCTGGACGCCAAGCTGCGCGTTCAGATGCGCTCGGAGATCAAGAAGCTCCAGCAGCGGCTGGGCGTCACCTCGGTCTACGTCACGCACGATCAGATCGAGGCCATGACGATGGGCCACCGCATCGCGGTGATGAAGGAAGGCAAGCTGCAGCAGCTCGGCACCCCGCTGGAGGTCTACGAGCGCCCGGCCAACGTCTTCGTGGCCCAGTTCATCGGCTCGCCGCCCATGAGCTTCTCCTCCGCCACGCTCTCGGCCAACGGCGAGGCGCTGGAGGGCGAGGGCTTCCGGCTGCCCGTGCCCCAGAGCCTGCGCGCGGTGACGGCGGGCAAGGGCGGCAAGAAGATCAAGGTCGGCATCCGCCCGGACAACATCGTCTCCCCGTCGGTGGCCGCCCGCGGCGAGACGGCGCCCATCGAGGTGGCCGTGGACCTGGTGGAGCCGCTGGGCAACGAGGTCATCGTGCACTCGCGCCTGGCCGACAACTCGCTCGTCTTCCGGCTGCCGCCCCAGCACACGCCCGAGTCGGGCTCGAAGCTACAGGTGCTGGTGGAACTGGACTCGATGCACCTCTTCGACGCCGAGACCGAGCAGCGCCTGTCCGCCTGA
- a CDS encoding alpha-amylase family glycosyl hydrolase, which produces MLLFPLTLSGCLHARPPAGNVTSEVRTGTPVAAPVEAPAAAPRSWADEVLYFVVVDRFADGDPSNNLQVDKSAVGAFHGGDFKGLRGQLDELSSLGVTALWITPVVKNIDGFVTGAGFPDWGYHGYWADDFQRLDPRFGSEQEFKALVDACHQRGIRVLLDVVYNHAGYLSRYQKDPQTRDWLRSEERGTCGQDDVTGCVSGLPDFKTELPEVARYLLDAQIAWGKRSGVDGFRLDTVKHVDHAFWGEHRRRTRAELGPDFYLLGEVWGGDRESLEPWFSSDELDAGFDFGFQGNALAWVQGRGRTVAFDAYLRSRHKVRKGYTLSHFLSSHDVPGALFQLQGDTSRFRLAAALQLTTSGIPVIYYGEEVGRPGGDWPANRGDMPWGERDVQPGAGLPRDESLRQLYQKLVAVRRAHPALSRGTHKGLATEGDTYVFLRHEAESGDAVVVAVNRGDKKDAVSVPWPEAWGGAAAEDLLEGGGPEAGPTLDFTVEPLSVRILGRAR; this is translated from the coding sequence TTGCTGCTCTTTCCGCTGACGCTCTCGGGCTGTCTGCATGCGCGGCCCCCCGCCGGAAATGTGACTTCCGAGGTTCGCACCGGGACGCCGGTCGCCGCACCCGTGGAGGCACCCGCCGCGGCTCCCCGCTCGTGGGCGGATGAAGTGCTCTACTTCGTCGTCGTGGACCGGTTCGCGGATGGTGACCCGTCCAACAACCTCCAGGTGGACAAGAGCGCCGTGGGCGCCTTCCATGGCGGCGACTTCAAGGGCCTGCGTGGACAGCTCGACGAGCTGTCGTCGCTCGGCGTGACGGCGCTGTGGATTACCCCCGTGGTGAAGAACATCGACGGCTTCGTCACCGGCGCGGGCTTTCCGGACTGGGGCTACCACGGTTACTGGGCGGATGACTTCCAGCGGCTCGATCCGCGCTTCGGCTCCGAGCAGGAGTTCAAGGCGCTGGTGGATGCCTGCCATCAGCGCGGCATCCGCGTGCTCCTGGACGTGGTCTACAACCACGCGGGCTACCTGTCGCGCTACCAGAAGGATCCCCAGACACGAGACTGGCTGCGCTCGGAGGAGCGGGGCACCTGTGGCCAGGACGACGTGACGGGCTGCGTGTCCGGCCTGCCTGACTTCAAGACCGAGCTGCCCGAGGTGGCCAGGTACCTGCTCGACGCGCAGATCGCCTGGGGCAAGCGCTCGGGAGTGGATGGCTTCCGCCTGGACACGGTGAAGCACGTGGACCACGCCTTCTGGGGGGAGCACCGGCGCCGCACCCGCGCGGAACTGGGCCCGGACTTCTACCTGCTCGGCGAGGTGTGGGGCGGAGACCGCGAATCGCTCGAGCCGTGGTTCTCCTCGGACGAGCTGGACGCGGGCTTCGACTTCGGCTTCCAGGGCAACGCGCTCGCGTGGGTGCAGGGCCGGGGCCGCACGGTGGCCTTCGACGCCTACCTGCGCTCGCGCCACAAGGTCCGCAAGGGCTACACGCTGTCGCACTTCCTGTCCTCGCATGACGTGCCCGGCGCGCTCTTCCAGCTCCAGGGCGACACGTCGCGCTTCCGGCTCGCGGCGGCGCTGCAGCTCACCACCTCCGGCATCCCCGTCATCTATTACGGCGAGGAGGTGGGCCGTCCCGGGGGAGACTGGCCGGCGAACCGCGGCGACATGCCCTGGGGCGAGCGCGACGTGCAGCCCGGGGCGGGCCTGCCCCGTGACGAGTCCCTGCGCCAGCTCTACCAGAAGCTCGTGGCCGTGCGCCGCGCGCATCCGGCGCTCTCTCGGGGCACCCACAAGGGGCTGGCGACCGAGGGTGATACCTACGTCTTCCTCCGCCATGAGGCCGAGTCCGGTGACGCGGTGGTTGTCGCCGTGAATCGCGGTGATAAGAAGGACGCCGTCTCGGTCCCCTGGCCCGAGGCCTGGGGTGGCGCGGCCGCGGAGGACCTGCTCGAAGGGGGTGGACCGGAGGCCGGTCCGACCCTGGACTTCACCGTCGAGCCGCTGTCCGTGCGCATCCTGGGACGAGCCCGATGA
- a CDS encoding chemotaxis protein CheC, whose protein sequence is MSPHPSDIQLDALREVANIGCGHAISALARLVGGRTVNLSVPRAILADATEVADLLGGGEASVVAAKLGMVGPLQGLLLLVLPSEDSAALESLLLRRHDAPLEERESALSETANIVASACLSAIGMLTGWRLLPTVPVLQRGAAGPLLQRAVSETQGDGRVVALETRFDSVGIPAVSGQVLLLLERESSRALLQRLGV, encoded by the coding sequence GTGAGCCCTCATCCGAGCGACATTCAGCTGGACGCCCTGCGAGAGGTGGCCAACATCGGCTGCGGGCACGCCATCAGCGCGCTCGCGCGGCTGGTGGGGGGCCGCACCGTGAACCTGTCCGTGCCCCGCGCCATCCTGGCGGACGCCACCGAGGTGGCGGACCTGCTGGGGGGAGGCGAGGCGTCCGTGGTGGCGGCGAAGCTGGGCATGGTGGGGCCGCTGCAAGGGCTGCTGCTCCTGGTGCTGCCTTCCGAGGACAGCGCGGCCCTGGAATCCCTGCTGCTGCGCCGTCACGACGCGCCGCTCGAGGAGCGTGAGAGCGCCCTGTCCGAGACCGCCAACATCGTGGCGAGCGCGTGCCTGTCGGCCATCGGCATGCTGACCGGCTGGCGGTTGCTGCCCACGGTGCCGGTGTTGCAACGGGGCGCGGCGGGCCCATTGCTCCAGCGCGCCGTGTCCGAGACCCAGGGCGATGGCCGGGTGGTGGCCCTGGAGACGCGCTTCGACTCGGTGGGCATCCCCGCCGTGTCGGGCCAGGTGCTGTTGCTGCTCGAGCGCGAGAGTTCCCGGGCCTTGTTGCAGCGCCTGGGCGTGTAA